One Plasmodium berghei ANKA genome assembly, chromosome: 13 genomic region harbors:
- a CDS encoding GTP-binding protein, putative, whose product MLLKLVLFFTINIFFIHTKCNSYYIRRKFFENLFFLNYNSNNLNNFDIDGNKKIKTLGKKKNFVIKLKSKEYNEIYQNSRRKYKYIDKKFPACFFLTNGRERNKLDIQCDEDNHHKWFYISGKYKNKKDSLNINSRIYSGTFDSIFKENFNENDRLKKSELISILACICTNIVIQYLKIKEEKKMENFDYSFDYSVMNILKLVNFEYDVNEEIEKKKKKKYKKKKKEYIDKRYRTNDNADFENNKIDNEYTEEVNINIDNKNTKEEDERLNEYIKKLEYNTLELTEIEPYIDLFFGKKTYKNIFIKHNIDIQKIYKVLNEALFDKCKEKENVIQLQKFVEEEEKTLKKKKINVRNAKTFNDYMHNFNALEEKRNIEEVENILYDDMNNLMENETIINDDIVKNKEKKKKKKKRENSQITKWKKENKYEGKLELDSSSDGDDDDDGNWENENEETENEETENEENENRENENKENENEENENRENENKENENEENENRENENKENENEENENRENENKENENEENENEENDDNYENKNDEKINSLSYILIKNCNNLEKEKNEDQKEDKSDIILIKFIYDNKYKCEFRTDIGVIVYDMENDHFENLDKIKMINIGKECNDNIIISGENKVCEKNELNDDSLKFIEKINLYELYSLPYKKRYKKKQRIIKEINKKINYDNVEENDKKVLLYTYLRIWNDDLHFYELNKFDIKMFEKDKNNGEEIDENISLNGKKKYNFFRNYNYSDKEEILITSGTYNKIISSEKNLEKRNKNIYDLLSNDENFFNDDFISFNLNLYINNRKVINNIEDLINILKSFNCYFSKNILNYLIKIKKEKNEFLFLSYKQFLNNYTFNEEDELFSVNKILDKCRIENRYINLFGKDENGNYRNNRFSKLFVFPIASKYRLKKYKFIKNVKLNIFDTRKGMNFCGEKRRNGTSIYSIIDDNKKNKRKNREKNMKKNENNYITQLMEDYDTDFSKKIDNELINFENINNIIELKDGNKENIEKEKNNSYSNDDKKFVQNEKSNIVKKSYFKKMIEKQKKINDFLSLENMKGNIKKHINIVDLDGAIKYFTNEEQAGGKNKKFDSINNINDEEERKEFNYNKSQDIVEGINKMEEIELDESIKKMLQNNNMHRLNTIETENKINIEKKKEEKEKINNFFKDMKAQVKISNDTCVGCGISFQTIDKKRLGYLRNHIYKKVITDEENSDKDSILKEIYEVNENFDENKKFEENVDLNYKLEFEEIIKSTKKYIQKQNEKNEEIEINEQDKKGEIFNDHLINNKAINNTSMNCLEEGIMKDGESEIVDNKPYICERCFDLKYKNRIKNNLIINYSNKNEISAHDFEKYVINIFKKKCFIIYIVDILDLYIYSNLQKLFKIYKKLHSDKKKVEGFYFCINKIDLLKGYKEFTVKTYIHNFLKNHKINILFNNIFLISAKTGYNVKKLIYTVYVRSKNAFMKKKKKKKKENSEDFPLSEDSDEEISKQNEEAVVGENEETGDQNEEYKDFMSELYENDKNENEHILKEHGRKKKKRNPKNVNLYIVGNANSGKSTLINYLLKSLTKEKSKNMNSNNNFLISNSIIPGTTLKNIKIKLNNNLTINDTPGIISNNSILSYLNFDEMKYVVCTKLKKKIPSIYINENDYIFIGGIVYINILNIKKYYSIMSFFMSDKIPIIKRKRFSKDPKEFLKKKIQSGYIYPPFSVDRFNEISDFKKCHFNINNPYVNTDNSSYDIHIQGLGCITFYSFQNIEFDLYTLKNVDVIGRPSLMPYHKKYGMLDFSVKKKI is encoded by the coding sequence ATGCTTTTAAAATTGGTCTTGTTTTTCacaattaatattttttttatacacaCAAAATGtaattcatattatataagaagaaaattttttgagaatttatttttcttaaattataattcaaacaatttaaataacTTTGATATAGATGGtaataagaaaataaaaacccTTGGTAAGAAAAAGAATTTTGtcataaaattaaaaagtaaggaatataatgaaatatacCAAAATAgtagaagaaaatataaatatatagataagAAATTTCCAgcatgtttttttttaactaaTGGGAGAGAGCGAAATAAACTGGACATACAATGTGATGAAGACAATCATCATAAAtggttttatatttctggaaaatataaaaataaaaaggatagtttaaatataaacagCCGAATTTATTCGGGAACATTTGATAgtatttttaaagaaaattttaatgaaaatgatagactaaaaaaaagtgaacTAATATCAATTCTAGCATGTATATGTACAAATATAGTAATCCagtatttaaaaataaaagaagaaaaaaaaatggaaaattttGATTACTCTTTTGATTATAGTGTTATGAACATATTGAAGTTGGTAAACTTTGAATATGATGTTAATGAAGAAattgagaaaaaaaaaaaaaaaaaatataaaaaaaaaaaaaaagaatatatagataaaaGATATAGGACAAATGATAATGCTGATTTtgaaaacaataaaatagatAATGAATACACAGAAgaagtaaatataaatatagacaataaaaatacgaAAGAAGAAGATGAAAGATTAAATGagtatattaaaaagttaGAATATAACACGCTAGAATTAACTGAAATAGAACCATATAtcgatttattttttggaaaaaaaacttataaaaatatttttataaagcataatattgatatacaaaaaatatacaaggTTTTAAATGAAGCACTTTTTGATAAATGTAAAGAAAAGGAAAACGTTATACAACTTCAAAAATTTGTtgaagaagaagaaaaaaccttaaaaaaaaaaaaaattaatgtaaGAAATGCAAAAACATTTAATGATTATATGCACAATTTTAATGCTTTAGAAGAGAAACGAAATATTGAGGAAGTGGAAAATATACTTTATGATGATATGAACAATTTAATGGAAAACGAAACGATTATTAATGATGATATTGTAAAGaataaagaaaagaaaaaaaaaaaaaaaaaaagagaaaatagccaaattacaaaatggaagaaggaaaataaatatgaaggAAAACTCGAGTTAGACTCTTCAAGTGATGGCGATGATGATGATGATGGAAATTgggaaaatgaaaatgaggAAACTGAAAATGAGGAAACTGAAAATGaggaaaatgaaaatagggaaaatgaaaataaggaaaatgaaaatgaggaaaatgaaaatagggaaaatgaaaataaggaaaatgaaaatgaggaaaatgaaaatagggaaaatgaaaataaggaaaatgaaaatgaggaaaatgaaaatagggaaaatgaaaataaggaaaatgaaaatgaggaaaatgaaaatgaggaaaatgatgataattatgaaaacaaaaacgacgaaaaaataaattctctttcatacattttaataaaaaattgtaacaATTTAGAGAAGGAAAAAAACGAAGATCAAAAAGAAGATAAAAgtgatataattttaataaaatttatttatgataataaGTATAAATGTGAATTTAGAACGGATATAGGTGTTATAGTATATGACATGGAAAATGATCATTTTGAAAATCTggataaaataaagatgaTAAATATAGGAAAGGAATgcaatgataatattattattagtggggaaaataaagtatgtgaaaaaaatgaattaaatgaCGATAGTCTAAAgtttatagaaaaaataaacttatACGAATTATATTCCCTTCCATATAAAAAACgatataagaaaaaacagagaataataaaagaaataaataaaaaaataaattatgacAATGTGGAAGAAAACGATAAGAAAGTATTGttatacacatatttaAGAATATGGAATGAtgatttacatttttatgaattaaataaatttgatattAAAATGTTTGAAAAGGATAAAAATAACGGCGAAGaaattgatgaaaatatatctttgaatggaaaaaaaaaatacaatttttttcgaaattataattattcagataaagaagaaatattaattacAAGTGGCACATacaacaaaataattagtagcgaaaaaaatttagaaaaaaggaataaaaatatttacgATTTATTAAgtaatgatgaaaatttctttaatgatgattttatttcatttaatttaaatttatatataaataatagaaaagtaataaacaatattgaagatttaataaacattttaaaatcGTTTAATTGCTATTTTagcaaaaatattttaaattatttaataaaaataaaaaaagaaaaaaatgagtttttgtttttatcctataaacaatttttaaataattatacgTTTAATGAAGAGGATGAATTATTTagtgtaaataaaattttggaTAAATGTCGAATTGAGAATAggtatattaatttatttgggAAAGATGAAAATGGAAATTATAGGAATAATagattttcaaaattatttgtatttccTATAGCATCAAAATATAGgttaaagaaatataaatttattaaaaatgttaaattgaatatatttgataCTCGAAAAGGGATGAATTTTTGTGGTGAAAAACGAAGAAATGGTACTTCTATTTATTCAATCattgatgataataaaaaaaacaaaagaaaaaatcgagaaaaaaatatgaaaaaaaatgaaaataattatattacaCAATTAATGGAAGATTATGATACAGattttagtaaaaaaatagataatgaattgataaattttgaaaatattaataacattatagaattaaaagatggaaataaagaaaatattgaaaaagaaaaaaacaattctTATTcaaatgatgataaaaaatttgtacaaaatgaaaaatcaaatattgtgaaaaaatcttatttcaaaaaaatgatagaaaaacaaaaaaaaataaatgattttttgagtttagaaaatatgaagggaaatataaaaaagcaTATTAACATTGTAGATTTAGATGGCGcgattaaatattttactaaTGAAGAACAAGCAGGTgggaaaaacaaaaaatttgatagcatcaataatattaatgatgAAGAAGAAAGAAAAGAATTTAATTACAATAAATCCCAAGATATTGTTGaaggaataaataaaatggagGAAATCGAACTTGATGAATctataaagaaaatgttacaaaataataatatgcataGATTAAATACAATAGAAACTGAAAATAAGataaatattgaaaaaaaaaaagaagaaaaagaaaaaattaataactTTTTTAAGGATATGAAAGCACAGGTAAAAATAAGTAATGATACGTGTGTAGGATGTGGTATATCATTTCAAACGATAGACAAAAAAAGATTGGGATATTTAAgaaatcatatatataaaaaagtaataacTGATGAAGAAAATTCAGATAAAGATAGTATactaaaagaaatatatgaagtaaatgaaaattttgacgaaaataaaaaatttgaagaAAATGTTGACTTAAATTATAAGCTAGAATTTgaagaaattataaaatcaacaaagaaatatattcaaaaacaaaatgaaaaaaatgaagagaTCGAAATAAATGAGCAAGATAAAAAGGGAGAAATTTTCAATgatcatttaataaataataaagctATAAATAACACATCAATGAATTGTCTAGAAGAAGGGATAATGAAAGATGGAGAAAGTGAAATAGTGGATAATAAaccatatatatgtgaaaGATGTTTTGatttgaaatataaaaataggaTAAAAAACAACTTAATAATTAActatagtaataaaaatgaaataagtGCACAtgattttgaaaaatatgttataaatatatttaaaaagaaatgctttattatatatatagttgATATTTtagatttatatatatattccaatttacaaaaattatttaaaatttataaaaaacttCACtcagataaaaaaaaagttgaaggattttatttttgtattaataaaatagacCTATTAAAGGGCTATAAAGAATTTACTGTTAAAACctatattcataattttttgaaaaatcataaaataaacatattatttaataatatatttttaataagtGCAAAAACTGGATATaatgtgaaaaaattaatatacaCTGTTTATGTGCGAAGTAAAAATgcttttatgaaaaaaaaaaaaaaaaaaaaaaaagaaaactcTGAAGATTTTCCATTATCAGAAGATAGTGATGAAGAAATTAGCAAACAAAATGAAGAGGCTGTGGTGGGTGAAAATGAGGAAACTGGAGATCAGAATGAGGAATATAAAGATTTTATGAGcgaattatatgaaaacgataaaaatgaaaatgaacaTATTTTGAAAGAACATggaagaaagaaaaaaaaaagaaatccCAAAAATGTGAATCTATACATAGTAGGTAATGCAAATAGTGGTAAATCTACActcataaattatttactaAAAAGTTTAACAAAggaaaaaagtaaaaatatgaatagtaataataacttTTTAATTAGTAACAGTATTATACCAGGTacaacattaaaaaatataaaaataaaattaaataacaatttaaCAATAAATGATACTCCTGGTAtaatttcaaataattcGATTTTgtcatatttaaattttgacGAAATGAAATATGTAGTTTGTACAaaactgaaaaaaaaaattccttcaatttatattaatgaaaatgattatatatttattggcgggatagtatatattaatattttaaatataaaaaaatattattctaTTATGTCGTTTTTTATGTCTGATAAAATTCcaattataaaaagaaaaagattTTCAAAAGATCCAAAAGAATttttgaagaaaaaaatacaaagtGGATATATTTATCCACCATTTTCAGTTGATAGATTTAATGAAATTAgtgattttaaaaaatgtcattttaatataaataatccATATGTAAATACAGATAATAGTAGTTATGATATACATATTCAAGGATTGGGTTGTATTactttttattcttttcaAAATATCGAATTTGATTTATATACACTAAAAAATGTTGATGTGATCGGAAGGCCATCTTTAATGCCTTatcacaaaaaatatggaatGCTCGATTTTtcagtaaaaaaaaaaatataa